A genomic region of Arachis stenosperma cultivar V10309 chromosome 9, arast.V10309.gnm1.PFL2, whole genome shotgun sequence contains the following coding sequences:
- the LOC130947302 gene encoding membrane protein of ER body 2-like: MEAVAQKLEQPLMVNDYHRKEVVFGDEKAQSQFTINTNLITAADELHAGSATDYNTNDFGPILIQEVLKGTYHHHQDEKGISGTKEKNWLPISDSSSSSHEVNNPQKALEEEEPIGVVISTTEEIREIYLKKIYIMPPNHEFYCPNCNVCIEKVVLCKTRKETDSPQFTQQPEPSIRCSACFGFLIEKGREWFSGFLPISAPAPGPTPTPTPKPNREEVITIVPNVPRGGIEEGEIIATGRSNKGWEVLKSFVYGGLAELLASLSLVTSSASADANTLNIVALAIANLIGGLVLLIHNLRDLKNTEAREEETENEAAVDKYYELLGTRDHFYLHTFVAVLSFLIFGLLPPVVYGFSFRESDDKELKLAAVAVASLIGITLLALAKAHTQRRPNSNSYVTYFTTVLYYVTSGVLASVLTYVAGALVKRLVEQLGWFDTHPTINAAFSNAMSFPIGKNQGMSYY; this comes from the exons ATGGAAGCTGTGGCACAGAAACTGGAGCAGCCTTTAATGGTGAATGATTATCATCGAAAGGAAGTGGTGTTTGGAGATGAAAAGGCTCAATCGCAGTTTACTATTAACACTAATCTTATTACTGCTGCTGATGAACTTCATGCCG GTTCTGCGACTGACTACAACACAAACGACTTTGGTCCAATATTAATACAAGAGGTTCTCAAAGGAACATACCACCACCACCAAGATGAGAAGGGTATTTCTGgaacaaaggaaaaaaattggTTACCCATTtctgattcttcttcttcttctcatgaAGTGAATAATCCCCAGAAAGCattggaagaagaagaaccaaTAGGGGTAGTAATTTCAACGACGGAGGAAATAAGAGAAATATATCTGAAGAAGATATATATTATGCCACCAAACCATGAATTCTATTGCCCTAATTGTAACGTTTGCATAGAAAAAGTGGTTTTATGCAAAACTCGAAAAGAAACAGATTCTCCACAATTTACTCAACAACCAGAACCTTCAATCAGATGCTCTGCATGCTTCGGTTTCCTCATTGAAAAGG GTAGAGAGTGGTTTTCTGGGTTCCTACCAATTAGTGCTCCAGCCCCAG GGCCAACTCCAACTCCAACTCCAAAGCCAAACCGAGAAGAAGTTATAACTATTGTTCCAAATGTACCAAGAGGAGGAATAGAGGAGGGTGAGATTATAGCAACTGGAAGAAGCAATAAAGGGTGGGAAGTTCTTAAGAGCTTTGTATATGGTGGTTTGGCTGAATTATTAGCAAGTCTTAGTCTTGTCACTTCTTCAGCCAGTGCTGATGCTAACACAT TGAACATTGTTGCTCTGGCCATTGCAAACCTCATTGGTGGCCTCGTTCTCCTCATCCATAAT CTTAGAGACCTAAAAAACACAGAAGCAAGAGAAGAGGAAACAGAAAATGAAGCAGCGGTTGATAAATACTACGAGTTACTTGGAACAAGAGATCATTTCTATCTTCACACATTTGTTGCCGTTCTATCATTCCTAATATTCGGACTATTGCCGCCGGTTGTGTACGGATTTTCGTTCCGGGAGAGCGACGACAAGGAGCTGAAGCTGGCGGCGGTTGCGGTGGCTTCTCTAATTGGCATCACATTGCTTGCATTGGCAAAAGCACATACTCAGAGAAGACCAAACAGTAACAGCTATGTTACATACTTCACAACAGTGTTGTATTATGTTACCTCTGGAGTGTTGGCATCTGTGCTTACTTATGTTGCTGGTGCACTTGTGAAGAGGCTTGTGGAACAACTTGGCTGGTTTGACACTCACCCTACTATAAATGCTGCCTTTTCCAATGCCATGTCCTTTCCTATAGGCAAGAATCAAGGAATGAGTTActactag
- the LOC130949138 gene encoding uncharacterized protein LOC130949138: MNCFSNLSSYTAAILARFLSIRRSLCNFPIKLTLPPTLSPRSQFVLARFPSGCCCYSSSSAKKGRKKKVVEPEPVASVMEHEEKVTFFVVRKGDIVGVYDTLVDCQSQVGSSVCDPPVSVYKGYSLSKDTQNYLVSRGLKNALYTIRAADLTEDLLACLFLALSKNLLQGCDPASIERATSSNDVSKKRYVEMLELDNVIY, from the exons ATGAACTGCTTCTCCAACCTCTCATCCTACACTGCCGCCATCCTCGCTCGCTTCCTATCCATCCGTCGTTCCCTCTGCAACTTCCCCATTAAGCTAACTCTTCCTCCTACTCTCTCTCCCCGCTCTCAATTCGTGCTCGCTAGGTTTCCCTCTGGCTGCTGCTGCTACTCCTCCTCCTCTGCCAAGAAAGGCCGCAAGAAGAAGGTGGTGGAGCCTGAACCTGTGGCGTCTGTTATGGAGCACGAGGAGAAGGTCACCTTCTTTGTGGTCCGAAAAGGGGACATCGTTGGAGTATATGATACACTCGTTGATTGCCAGTCTCAAGTTGGATCCTCT GTATGTGATCCTCCTGTTAGTGTGTACAAGGGATATTCTTTATCGAAGGACACTCAGAATTATCTTGTTTCACGTGGACTCAAGAATGCCTTGTACACAATTAGAGCTGCTGATTTGACAGAGGATTTATTGGCATGCTTGTTCCTTGCCCTTTCAAAGAATTTGCTCCAAGGTTGT GATCCTGCTTCTATTGAAAGGGCCACTTCAAGTAACGATGTATCGAAAAAGAGATATGTAGAGATGCTTGAACTAGATAATGTG ATATACTGA
- the LOC130951916 gene encoding NADH dehydrogenase [ubiquinone] 1 alpha subcomplex subunit 2-like isoform X2, producing the protein MTWRGHISKNIRELRFLMCQSSPASSPARTFVEKNYKELKTLNPKLPILIRECSGAEPQLWARYDFGVEKGIKLEGLSEAQISKALEDLVKAGESLKA; encoded by the exons ATGACATGGAGAGGACATATTTCAAAGAACATAAGGGAGCTTAGATTTTTGATGTGCCAGTCGTCACCTGCAAGCTCACCTGCAAG GACATTTGTGGAAAAGAACTATAAGGAACTCAAGACTTTGAACCCGAAATTGCCAATACTGATCCGTGAATGCAGTGGAGCGGAACCCCAACTATGGGCAAGATATG ATTTTGGTGTTGAGAAAGGAATCAAACTGGAAGGCTTGTCGGAGGCACAGATCTCCAAGGCACTTGAAGATTTGGTGAAAGCTGGAGAGTCCTTGAAAGCCTGA
- the LOC130951916 gene encoding NADH dehydrogenase [ubiquinone] 1 alpha subcomplex subunit 2-like isoform X1, which produces MSNLKPSFLILISSHKEAMTWRGHISKNIRELRFLMCQSSPASSPARTFVEKNYKELKTLNPKLPILIRECSGAEPQLWARYDFGVEKGIKLEGLSEAQISKALEDLVKAGESLKA; this is translated from the exons ATGTCTAATCTAAAACCCTCCTTCTTGATACTGATATCAAGTCACAAG GAAGCAATGACATGGAGAGGACATATTTCAAAGAACATAAGGGAGCTTAGATTTTTGATGTGCCAGTCGTCACCTGCAAGCTCACCTGCAAG GACATTTGTGGAAAAGAACTATAAGGAACTCAAGACTTTGAACCCGAAATTGCCAATACTGATCCGTGAATGCAGTGGAGCGGAACCCCAACTATGGGCAAGATATG ATTTTGGTGTTGAGAAAGGAATCAAACTGGAAGGCTTGTCGGAGGCACAGATCTCCAAGGCACTTGAAGATTTGGTGAAAGCTGGAGAGTCCTTGAAAGCCTGA
- the LOC130949139 gene encoding uncharacterized protein LOC130949139: MYEKTPYSNTGAEDYNTDGSVEFRVGYRFRSREAVLQGVKNYSIRRSTKYRVVESDRMKYHVRCRHFTYGCPWTLRVTFRQNLGYWEVHKFGRLHTCLAPHHVAGLSAVGQSSHMQPHLAAHTVKSISFYPCSTKYTETKLSLQAAVQEGMDGKTKTITQIYGDWEESHNRVPRLLQALQSCCLGTLCDLSAVPYHDGHVMVPDCIVQDGNNNILPVAFAIVESESMESWSLFLSNLRRHVIPQEGLLIISDRFQAIKAALRVDDSLWKPPRAFHAYCVRHMAANFMSQFKSAECKRYLINDAYSPSSTGYKWYMDALRILSREMADWVGRFKKEIWLQHCDGGRRCGHMTTSLSKCINAVLKGTMYLPISAIVRCTYERLQQLFVRKKRCTAGDVRRITMCCMAQGMVRLCKHSGPPQKTAAPPKVRQQWQPPDVHLIVGLVGHQVSTDQ; this comes from the exons ATGTATGAGAAAACTCCGTACTCGAACACGGGGGCTGAGGATTACAACACGGATGGTAGTGTGGAGTTTAGGGTTGGTTATAGATTCAGGAGTAGAGAGGCAGTACTGCAAGGTGTGAAGAATTACAGCATTCGGCGAAGCACAAAGTATCGGGTAGTTGAGTCGGACCGGATGAAGTACCACGTACGATGCAGGCATTTCACGTACGGTTGTCCTTGGACCCTCCGGGTCACCTTCCGACAGAATCTCGGATATTG GGAGGTGCATAAATTTGGCAGACTGCATACGTGTCTAGCCCCCCACCATGTCGCAGGATTATCAGCAGTTGGACAGTCATCTCATATGCAGCCTCATCTTGCCGCTCATACAGTCAAGTCCATCAGTTTTTATCCTTGTTCTACAAAGTACACTGAGACAAAGCTATCACTTCAAGCCGCCGTACAAGAAGGTATGGATGGCAAAACAAAGACAATTACACAGATATATGGTGATTGGGAGGAGTCACACAATAGGGTGCCACGGTTGCTCCAAGCATTGCAGAGTTGTTGTCTAGGCACGTTATGTGACTTGAGTGCTGTGCCATACCATGATGGACACGTGATGGTTCCGGACTGCA TTGTCCAAGACGGTAACAACAATATCCTACCAGTGGCTTTCGCCATTGTTGAGTCTGAGAGTATGGAATCATGGTCGTTATTTCTATCCAATCTGAGGCGCCATGTCATACCGCAGGAAGGGCTTCTTATTATATCTGATAGATTCCAAGCAATCAAGGCTGCGCTTAGAGTGGATGATAGCCTATGGAAGCCTCCTAGGGCGTTTCATGCATATTGTGTTAGGCATATGGCTGCAAACTTCATGTCCCAGTTCAAGTCAGCTGAGTGCAAGCGATATCTCATTAATGATGCCTATAGTCCTAGCAGTACTGGCTACAAGTGGTACATGGATGCTCTGAGGATCTTATCGCGTGAGATGGCTGACTGGGTCGGGAGATTTAAGAAGGAAATATGGCTGCAACATTGTGATGGTGGACGTCGGTGTGGTCACATGACAACGAGCCTTTCCAAGTGCATCAATGCAGTGCTGAAGGGAACAATGTATCTACCCATTTCAGCTATAGTGAGATGCACCTACGAGAGGTTGCAGCAGTTGTTCGTCCGTAAGAAGCGGTGTACAGCCGGCGATGTCCGTCGTATCACGATGTGCTGCATGGCACAAGGAATGGTACGTCTATGCAAGCACAGCGGACCCCCACAAAAGACCGCTGCACCTCCTAAAGTCCGCCAACAATGGCAACCACCTGATGTGCACCTGATTGTTGGACTTGTCGGTCATCAAGTATCTACCGATCAGTAG